TTACTCGCAGTTATTATTTACACTTTTATGAATAAAAATATGGGAATCAAAGATGAATTTCAAGGAATTACCTTAAAAAATAATATAATTGGAAGTTTTATGTCATTTATCGTTTGTTTTTACATTGGATTCTTTGGACCAGGTGGAGGTTCTTTCTTATTATTTGGACTTCTAAAAATTTATAAGATTGATTTTATAAAAGCCTCTGGAAATGCAAAAGTTTTAAATCTTATAGCTAATATTGCAAGCCTTATAGCATTTATCTATTTTGGAAATGTTTCTTATCTTTATTCTATACTTGTAGGATTTGTTATGTTTATAGGAGCACAATGTGGAGCAAAATACGCAATCAAAAAGGGATCTAAATTTATAAGACCATTTTTTATAGCTGTTTCTTTCATCACAATAGCAAAAATGGCAATAGAAAAATTTTTATAAATATTTTTAATTTTAATAGCAAAAAAGCTGTGCAAATAATCTCGCACAGCTTTATTTTTATATTATTCTTTTAATTATTTAGAAGAATAGTTAGGAGCTTCTTTAGTAATTTGGATATCGTGAGGGTGACTTTCTCTTAATCCTGCTCCAGTTATTTTAACAAATCTTCCTCTTTCTTGAAGTTCTCTTACTGTTGGAGTTCCACAATATCCCATTCCTGCTCTGATTCCTCCACATAATTGGAATATAACGTCTTTTAAGTCTCCTCTATAAGCGATTCTTCCTTCAATTCCTTCAGGAACTAATTTTTTAGCATCGTTTTGGAAGTATCTATCTTTAGATCCTCTCTTCATTGCTGCAAGAGATCCCATTCCAACGTAAACTTTATATCTTCTTCCTTCATATATTATTTCTTCTCCAGGCGCTTCTTTAGTTCCCGCTAAGATTCCTCCAAGCATTACACAGTCAGCACCAGATGCTAAAGCTTTAACGATATCTCCAGAAAGTTTAATTCCTCCGTCAGCTATAACTCCGATTCCTCTTTCTTTACATACTTGGTAAACGTCGTTTACTGCAGTAAGTTGAGGTACTCCAACTCCTGCAACAACTCTTGTTGTACAGATAGATCCAGGTCCGATTCCAACTTTTACTGCGTTAACTCCTGCATCTATTAAAGCAAGAGCTGCTTCAGCTGTAACTATATTTCCAGCTATTAATTCTAAGTTAGGGAAAGCTTCTCTGATTTCTCTTACTCTTCTTATAACTCCAGCTGAATGTCCGTGAGCTGAGTCCATAGTAATTACGTCAACACCTGCATTAACTAAAGCTGTAACTCTTTCTATTGTATCGTTTCCGATTCCAACAGCAGCTCCAACTCTTAATCTTCCGTGTTCATCTTTACAAGCATTTGGATATTCAACTATTTTGTCTATATCTTTTATTGTGATTAATCCTTTTAAGTATCCGTTGTCATCAACTATTGGAAGTTTTTCTATTCTGTTAGAAAGTAATATTTCTTTAGCTTGATCTAAAGTTGTTCCAACTGGTGCAGTTATTAAGTTTTCTTTTGTCATAACATCTGCAACTAATGTGTCGTAGTCTTTTCTATATTTTAAGTCTCTGTTTGTGATGATACCGATTAATTTTCCATCTTCTTCAACAACTGGTAATCCAGATATTTTATATTGTCCCATTAAATCATCAGCATCTCCTAAAGTATGATCTTTAGTTAATGTGATAGGGTTTTGAATCATTCCACTTTCATTTCTTTTTACTTTGTCTACTTCTTTAGCTTGTTCTTCGATAGTCATATTTTTGTGGATAAATCCAAGTCCACCTTGTCTAGCAAGAGCTATTGCTAAATCAGCTTCTGTAACAGTATCCATAGCAGCACTAATAATAGGAATGTTTAAAGTGATATTTTTTGTAAGTTGAGTTTTTAGATTAATATCTTGAGGTAATACATTAGATTCTGCAGGTATTAATAATACGTCATCAAATGTTATTGCTTCTTTTACTATTTTTCCATTCATTGTATCCATTGAATTCTTTCTCCTTTATATTAAAAATTTAATTAAACTTTTTTAACAAAGAGGCTGATTAATTTAAACAGCCTCTTTTTTTGTGTTTTTGTCATTATATCATATTTTTTATATTTTTACTACAATAAAATTAATTTTTTAATCAATTAAATCTTTGGCACCAATATCTTTTCTATAGAATAATTTATCACATTTTATTTTTTCAATATCAGCATAAGCTTTTTCTTTAGCTTCTTGAAGAGTATTTCCTTCTCCAACAACTATTAAAACTCTTCCACCATTTGTTAAAAGTTTTCCATCTTCTAATTTAGTTCCCATATGGAAGATTTGTGATTCTATTCCTTCTGGAATAACTATTTCTGCTCCAACAGTTGAACTAGCTGGATATCCTTCTGATGCCATTACAACACCACAAGTCGTTTTTTCAGACCATTTTACAGGAGTTTCTTTTTCATCCATTATATCAAGGATAAGTTGTACTAAATCACTTTCCATTCTAGGTAAAATTGATTCAGCTTCTGGATCTCCGAATCTTGCGTTAAACTCAATAGTTTTAACTCCATCTTTAGTATCCATAATTCCTGCAAAAATAAATCCTGTGAAAGGTAATCCCTCTTGAACTAATCCTTTTAATGTAGGTCTTATTATTTCATTAACACTTGCATCAATTATATCTTTTGTTACTCTTTTTACTGGAGAATAAACTCCCATTCCACCAGTATTAGGTCCTAAATCCCCATCAAATACTCTTTTGTGATCTTGTCCAACTTCTAATGGAATAACTTTATCATTGTGAGCTAAAGCTATAAGAGAAAATTCAAATCCATCAAGATAATCTTCTATTACAACTCTATTTCCTGGTATATCAAAAGCTATATCTAAAGCTTCATAAGCTTCCTCTATTTTCATAGCCACTGTTACACCTTTACCAGCTTTTAATCCATCTTCTTTTATAACGATTGGAGCTCCTTTTTGATTAACATAAGCTAAAGCTTCCTCTTTGTTATCAAAAGTTTTGTAAGCTCCTGTTGGAACGTTATATTTTTCCATTATTTGTTTTGCAAAATCTTTACTACTTTCAAGTCTTGCAACAGCTTTTTTTGGTCCAAATATTTTTAAACCTTTTGCTTCAAAAGCATCAGCAGCTCCAAGAGCTAAAGTTGTTTCAGGTCCAACTACTGTTAAATCTATTTTTTCTTTTAAAGCGAATTCAACTAATCCCTCAATATCGCTATCTTTTATATTTACATTAACTCCAAACTCTTCTATTCCAGGATTTCCAGGAGCTACGTATACTTTGTCTACTAGTGGACTTTGATTAATTTTCCAAGCTAATGCGTGCTCTCTTCCACCTTTTCCTATAACTAATACTTTCATCTTATCTCCTCTTTTCCAAAAATTAGTGTTTGAAATGTCTCATTTTTGTGAATACCATTGCTATTCCATGTTTGTTACATTCATCTATTGAAAGTTGATCTTTTATAGATCCACCTGGTTGGATTATAGCTTTGATTCCATATTCTATTGCTAATTGAACTGTATCTGGCATTGGGAAGAATGCATCAGAAGATAAATAAGCTCCTCTTGATTTTTCTCCAGCTTGTTCAAGAGCTATTTTAGCAGCTCCTACTCTGTTCATTTGTCCAGCTCCAACACCTAAAGTTTGGTTATTTTTACTTACAACGATTGCATTTGATTTAACATTTTTAACAACTTTCCATCCGAATAATAATTCTTGGATATCTTCTTCAGTTGGTTTAGTTTCTGTTACACATACTAAGTCTTCAGGTTTAACTTCTCCAAAGTCTACATCTTGTAAAAGTATTCCATCATTTACTCCTACAACTTTTTTCTTATTGTAGATTTCTTGATCAATATCTAAAGTCATAAGTCTTATATTTTTCTTAGCCATTAATATTTCTAATGCTTCATCAGTAAATCCTGGGGCAATTACTATTTCTAAGAATAATTTATGTAATTCTTTTGCAACTTCTATATCTATAACTTCATTAGTAGCAACTATTCCACCAAATATTGAAATTGGGTCAGCAGAGTAAGCTCTATCCCAAGCTTCTTTTAATGTATCTCCAATTCCTACTCCACAAGGGTTAGTATGTTTTACAGCAACTACAGCTTTTTTACCAGAGTTTAAGAACTCTCTTAAGATTTCTATTGCTCCGTTAGCATCTTGAATGTTGTTATATGATAATTCTTTTCCGTGAAGTTGTTTTGCACTTGCAAGAGAGTATCCAGTCATTGGAGTAGCATAGAATGCTGCTGTTTGGTGAGGATTTTCTCCATATCTTAAATCTTGAACTTTTTCATAAGTTAAAGTTAATTTTTCAGGATATTCTATTCCAAGTTTAGAAGTTAAGTAGTTAGCGATTAATGCGTCATAAGCAGCTGTTGTTCTAAATACTTTTGCAGCTAATTCACATCTAAATTCTAAAGTAGTATCTCCGTTAGCTCTTACTTCATCTAAAACTCTTTGATAATCAGCTGGATCAACACAAACAGTTACAAATTTATGGTTTTTAGCAGCAGATCTTAACATACTTGGTCCACCGATATCTATATTTTCAATTAGTTCTTCGTGAGTTCCACCTTTTTTTAAAGTTTCTTTGAATGGATATAGATTTACAACTACCATATCTATAAGTTCAATATGGTTGTCTACTAAATCTTTCATATGTTGAGGATTATCTCTTACACAAAGAAGACCTCCGTGTACATTTGGGTGAAGAGTTTTTACTCTTCCGTCCATCATTTCAGGGAATTTTGTTACATCAGAAATTCCTATTGTTTTTATTCCAGCTTCATCTAAAGATTTTTTAGTTCCACCTGTTGATATTATTTCATACCCTAAAGAAGATAATTCTTTTGCAAATTCTACTATTCCTGTTTTATCTGAAACGCTTATTAAAGCTCTTTTCATTTTATAGCCTCCTAAAAATTCTTACATAAATTTCTTAAAGTTTCTGGATAGATTCTATGTTCTATCTTATGGATTTCTTCTTCTAATTTTTCTAAATCCCAATCTTTTTCAATTACTAATTTTTCTTGATAGATTATTTTTCCACTATCAACACCTTCATCTACATAGTGGATTGTAACTCCTGTTTCTTTTGCTCCAGCTCTAAAAGCATCTCCTATACCATCTTTTCCTGGGAAATTAGGTAAGTATGCTGGGTGGATATTTATTATTTTATCTTTATATTCATTTAAAAGTACAGGAGAAATAATTCTCATATATCCTGCAAGAGCCACTAAATCTATTTTATTTTCTTTTAAAATTTCTATAATTTTTTCTTCATATTCTTTTTTTGAAGAAAAGCTTTTAGGAAGTACCACGTAATGTGGCACTCCTAATTTTTTTGCTCTTTCTATTGCATAAGCAGATGCTTTATCAACTATTAAAAGCTCTACTTCATAATTTTTTTCTTCGTAAGTTCTACTTGTTTCAACTATGCTTTGAAAATTTCCTCCATTTCCAGATGCAAATACGGCTACTCTTACCATACTAAGTCTACTCCCTCTTCTCCTTCTACAACTTCTCCTAAAAGAACTGGTTTTTCTCCTAAAGATTTTAAAACTTCCATAGTTTTGTCAGCTTTATCTTCGTCAACAATTATCATAAATCCAATTCCCATATTGAATACATTGTACATTTCTTCTTTTGGTACTTGTCCAACTTCTTGTAAGAAATTGAAGATTTTTGGAGTGTCTATTGCTTTAGTATCAAGTTTTGCACAAAGTCCTTGAGGTATGATTCTTGGTACGTTTTCGTAGAATCCTCCACCAGTTATATGGCACATTCCATTAACTTCAACTTGTTCTAATAATCTTTTTATTGTTTTTACATAGATTCTTGTTGGAGTAAGTAAAGCTTCTCCTAAAGATTTTCCATCAAATACATCTCTATATCCGTTTAAATCTAAGTTATTATCTTTCATAACTATTTTTCTAACAAGAGAGAATCCATTTGAGTGAACTCCAGTTGAAGGAAGTCCTATTACTTTATTTCCTTTTTTAACTTTTTCTCCAGTTATTAATTTAGATTTTTCTACAACTCCCACACAGAATCCAGCTAAATCATAGTCTCCAACTTCGTACATATCTGGCATTTCAGCAGTTTCTCCACCGATTAATCCACATTCAGAAAGTTCACAACCATCTGCAACACCTTTAACGATTTGTTCTATTTGTTCTGGGAAGTTTTTACCAACAGCTACATAATCAAGGAAGAATATTGGCATAGCTCCTTGTACTAAAACGTCGTTTACACACATAGCTACAACGTCTTGTCCTATTGTATCGTGTTTATCCATTTTGAATGCAAGCATTAATTTTGTTCCAACACCATCAGTTCCACTGATTAAAACTGGTTCTTTATATCCTAAAGCTGATAAATCAAACATTCCTCCAAAAGCTCCAATACTATCAATTACACCTTTAACTTTTGTTCTAGCAACGTGAGATTTTATTCTTCTAACTGATTCATAACCAGCTTCTAAGTTTACTCCTGATTCCATATATTTTTGGCTACTCATATTGTTTTCCATATATTCTTTGCTCATTTTTTTCTCCTTAAGTTAAAATTTTATAAAATTATCAATAATGTTTAATACTATTTTTTAAAGAAATTTACTCCGTTAGCAAATATATCTTGCATTTTTTCAAAGTAGATGTTTTGGAATACTCCTTCTTCGTAACGTTCAGAGTGTCCCATTTTTCCTAAGATTCTTCCGTCTTTAGAAGTAATACCTTCTATTGCGTAGTAAGAACCGTTTAAGTTATATTTTGGATCAAGTGAAGGATTTCCTTCTAAGTCACAATATTGAGTTGCTACTTGTCCATTTTCAAATAATTCTTTTGCAAATTCTTCGCTTACAACAAATCTTCCTTCTCCGTGAGAGATTGCTATTGAATGCATATCTCCAATTTCAAATGATGATAACCAAGGTGAAGAGTTAGATGCTATTCTTGTTGTAGCCATTCTTGAAACGTGACGGTTAATGTCATTTCTAAATAATGTTGGAGAGTTTTCATTTAACATATCCATATCTCCATAAGGAAGTAATCCAGATTTTATTAAAGCTTGGAATCCGTTACAAATTCCTAACATTAATCCTTCGTTTGCTAAGAATTTATTGATGCTTTCTTTAATTTTTGGATTTTGTAATATGTTAGTTATAAATTTACCTGAACCATCTGGTTCGTCTCCAGCACTAAATCCTCCAGGGATTGCGATGATTTGAGATTCTAATATTTTTTTAGAAAGTCTGTCGATACATTCTTCCATATCTTTTACTGTTAAGTTATTGATAACAAATATTTCTGATTTTCCTCCAGCTCTATCAAATGCTTTTGCTGTATCATATTCAGAGTTTGTTCCTGGGAATGCCATTACTAAAACTTTTGGTTCATCATAAAGTTTAGATGCTTTTTGAACCATATTTCCTTTTTTCTCAGTTGGTTTTATAGCTTCACCATTTGCTTTTTTAGTAGCTTCATATGGATAAATTTTAGCATATCTTTCTTCCCAAGTAGCTATTGCTTCATCTATTCCTAATTCTACACCATTAATTTTTATTGTAGTTCCTTCTACTTTTCCAAGTAAAGTTCCAAATCCTAATTCTTTTGTAGATTCAACAATTATTGCTCCTGGCATTAAGTCGAATAAGTTTTCAGTAGTTTCTACATTAACTCCAAGTTTGTTTCCAAATGTCATTTTCATAACTGCTTCAGCAACTCCACCAAATTTAACTACTGATGAAGAAACGATGTTTCCTGCTAAAATTTCAGCTCTTACATTTGCAAAGTTAGTTCTTAAAGTTTCATATACTGGTGTGAAATCTTTATTGTATTCTGGTTTTACTAAGTAGATATAATTTCCTTCTGCTTTTAATTCAGATGATATTATATTTTGAGTTTTTTCAGTTACTACAGCAAAAGAGATTAATGTAGGTGGTACATCTATATTTTTGAATGTTCCACTCATACTGTCTTTTCCTCCGATTGCTGGAGTTCCAAATTCAACTTGAGCTTCGATACTTCCTAAGATGGCCATAAATGGTTTACCCCATCTTTCTGGATTTTTACCAAGTTTTTCAAAATATTCTTGGAAAGTAAGTCTAGCTTTTGAATAATCTCCACCAACAGCTGTTACTTTTGCTAAAGATTCAACAACTGCATAGATAGCTCCTAAATATGGAGATTTTTCAGAGATATATGGGTTAAATCCAAATGATAATATTGATGCAGTATTTGTAAATCCTTTTGTAGGGAATTTTTGGATACTTGCTTCAGTTTCAGATAATTGATATTTTCCTCCATAAGGCATTTGAACTGTTGATCTACCAACTGTAGCGTCAAACATTTCTACCATACCTCTTTGAGATGCCACGTTCATATCTTTTAATGTAGCAACTAAGTTTTCTTTTAAATCTCCTGTTTTGTTAGATGCAAATACATCTACTACTTCTGGAGCTTTTACTTCAACGTTTTGTTCTTGTCTAACTCCGTTTGTATCTAAGAAACTTCTTTCGATATCAACAATTGTTTCTCCTCTGAAGTTGATTACTAAGTTTTCTTTTTCAGTTACTTTTGCAACAACACTTGTTTCTAAGTTTTCTTCTCTCATTAGGTTTTCAAATTTTTCTACATTTTCTGGAGCCACTACAACTGCCATTCTTTCTTGAGATTCACTGATTGCTAATTCAGTTCCACTTAGTCCTAAATATTTTACAGTAACTTTATCTAAGTTTACTTCTATTCCTCTAGCTAACTCTCCTATTGCAACTGAAACTCCTCCAGCTCCAAAGTCGTTAGATTTTTTTATAAGTTTTGTAACTTCTGGATTTCTGAATGCTCTTTGGATTTTTCTTTCTATTGGAGCATTTCCTTTTTGAACTTCTGATGAACATTTAGTAAGTGATGAATCGTTATGTTCTTTTGAAGATCCTGTTGCTCCTCCAACACCGTCTCTTCCTGTTTTTCCTCCAAGAACTATGATTATATCTCCAGGTACTGGTTCTTCTCTTAATACATATTCTTTTTTAACAGCTCCTACTACTGCTCCAACTTCCATTCTTTTTGCTTTATATCCATTGTGATAGATTTCTTTTACAAATGTAGTAGCAAGTCCGATTTGGTTTCCATAAGATGCGTATCCATGAGCTGCACCTTTAGAAATTCTTACTTGTGGAAGTTTGTTTTCCATAGTATCTTCTACTTTTTCACAAATATCTCCAGCTCCAGTAACTCTCATTGCTTGGTAAACATAAGCTCTTCCTGATAATGGATCTCTTATAGCTCC
The DNA window shown above is from Fusobacterium perfoetens and carries:
- the purD gene encoding phosphoribosylamine--glycine ligase is translated as MKVLVIGKGGREHALAWKINQSPLVDKVYVAPGNPGIEEFGVNVNIKDSDIEGLVEFALKEKIDLTVVGPETTLALGAADAFEAKGLKIFGPKKAVARLESSKDFAKQIMEKYNVPTGAYKTFDNKEEALAYVNQKGAPIVIKEDGLKAGKGVTVAMKIEEAYEALDIAFDIPGNRVVIEDYLDGFEFSLIALAHNDKVIPLEVGQDHKRVFDGDLGPNTGGMGVYSPVKRVTKDIIDASVNEIIRPTLKGLVQEGLPFTGFIFAGIMDTKDGVKTIEFNARFGDPEAESILPRMESDLVQLILDIMDEKETPVKWSEKTTCGVVMASEGYPASSTVGAEIVIPEGIESQIFHMGTKLEDGKLLTNGGRVLIVVGEGNTLQEAKEKAYADIEKIKCDKLFYRKDIGAKDLID
- a CDS encoding sulfite exporter TauE/SafE family protein — translated: MLDIFLAEFNIQTFLFLSITCFIAAFVDAIAGGGGLISVPAFVASGLPIHVAMGTNKMAASFSVLGSAVKYFTSGNINFSLLKYPMITGAIGSVLGTCVVSNTREEVLEPLIFIMLLAVIIYTFMNKNMGIKDEFQGITLKNNIIGSFMSFIVCFYIGFFGPGGGSFLLFGLLKIYKIDFIKASGNAKVLNLIANIASLIAFIYFGNVSYLYSILVGFVMFIGAQCGAKYAIKKGSKFIRPFFIAVSFITIAKMAIEKFL
- a CDS encoding phosphoribosylformylglycinamidine synthase, which encodes MDKRIFVSKKQGFQVEGESILNELRENLYETGLERVELINVYDVFNCDEEDVKLLKSKVLAEAVTDNVYDEVDLAGKTFIAIENLPGQYDQRADSAEQCLVLLNSKDTVKIKSGRIVVLYGEVKSLEKVKKYLINPIETREKDLSVLDNTEDFKVEPVPVLVGFNDYTVEELEKFLNDNGLAMTLADLQHIQNYFRSLKRNPTETEIKVLDTYWSDHCRHTTFETFLKDVKIEKGQMTEAIQAAYEKYLKLREEVHGNRKPMTLMDMGTIGGKYMRKIGKLDDLEVSEEINACSVEVDIDVDGNTERWLLMFKNETHNHPTEIEPFGGASTCIGGAIRDPLSGRAYVYQAMRVTGAGDICEKVEDTMENKLPQVRISKGAAHGYASYGNQIGLATTFVKEIYHNGYKAKRMEVGAVVGAVKKEYVLREEPVPGDIIIVLGGKTGRDGVGGATGSSKEHNDSSLTKCSSEVQKGNAPIERKIQRAFRNPEVTKLIKKSNDFGAGGVSVAIGELARGIEVNLDKVTVKYLGLSGTELAISESQERMAVVVAPENVEKFENLMREENLETSVVAKVTEKENLVINFRGETIVDIERSFLDTNGVRQEQNVEVKAPEVVDVFASNKTGDLKENLVATLKDMNVASQRGMVEMFDATVGRSTVQMPYGGKYQLSETEASIQKFPTKGFTNTASILSFGFNPYISEKSPYLGAIYAVVESLAKVTAVGGDYSKARLTFQEYFEKLGKNPERWGKPFMAILGSIEAQVEFGTPAIGGKDSMSGTFKNIDVPPTLISFAVVTEKTQNIISSELKAEGNYIYLVKPEYNKDFTPVYETLRTNFANVRAEILAGNIVSSSVVKFGGVAEAVMKMTFGNKLGVNVETTENLFDLMPGAIIVESTKELGFGTLLGKVEGTTIKINGVELGIDEAIATWEERYAKIYPYEATKKANGEAIKPTEKKGNMVQKASKLYDEPKVLVMAFPGTNSEYDTAKAFDRAGGKSEIFVINNLTVKDMEECIDRLSKKILESQIIAIPGGFSAGDEPDGSGKFITNILQNPKIKESINKFLANEGLMLGICNGFQALIKSGLLPYGDMDMLNENSPTLFRNDINRHVSRMATTRIASNSSPWLSSFEIGDMHSIAISHGEGRFVVSEEFAKELFENGQVATQYCDLEGNPSLDPKYNLNGSYYAIEGITSKDGRILGKMGHSERYEEGVFQNIYFEKMQDIFANGVNFFKK
- the purH gene encoding bifunctional phosphoribosylaminoimidazolecarboxamide formyltransferase/IMP cyclohydrolase; amino-acid sequence: MKRALISVSDKTGIVEFAKELSSLGYEIISTGGTKKSLDEAGIKTIGISDVTKFPEMMDGRVKTLHPNVHGGLLCVRDNPQHMKDLVDNHIELIDMVVVNLYPFKETLKKGGTHEELIENIDIGGPSMLRSAAKNHKFVTVCVDPADYQRVLDEVRANGDTTLEFRCELAAKVFRTTAAYDALIANYLTSKLGIEYPEKLTLTYEKVQDLRYGENPHQTAAFYATPMTGYSLASAKQLHGKELSYNNIQDANGAIEILREFLNSGKKAVVAVKHTNPCGVGIGDTLKEAWDRAYSADPISIFGGIVATNEVIDIEVAKELHKLFLEIVIAPGFTDEALEILMAKKNIRLMTLDIDQEIYNKKKVVGVNDGILLQDVDFGEVKPEDLVCVTETKPTEEDIQELLFGWKVVKNVKSNAIVVSKNNQTLGVGAGQMNRVGAAKIALEQAGEKSRGAYLSSDAFFPMPDTVQLAIEYGIKAIIQPGGSIKDQLSIDECNKHGIAMVFTKMRHFKH
- the guaB gene encoding IMP dehydrogenase, with protein sequence MNGKIVKEAITFDDVLLIPAESNVLPQDINLKTQLTKNITLNIPIISAAMDTVTEADLAIALARQGGLGFIHKNMTIEEQAKEVDKVKRNESGMIQNPITLTKDHTLGDADDLMGQYKISGLPVVEEDGKLIGIITNRDLKYRKDYDTLVADVMTKENLITAPVGTTLDQAKEILLSNRIEKLPIVDDNGYLKGLITIKDIDKIVEYPNACKDEHGRLRVGAAVGIGNDTIERVTALVNAGVDVITMDSAHGHSAGVIRRVREIREAFPNLELIAGNIVTAEAALALIDAGVNAVKVGIGPGSICTTRVVAGVGVPQLTAVNDVYQVCKERGIGVIADGGIKLSGDIVKALASGADCVMLGGILAGTKEAPGEEIIYEGRRYKVYVGMGSLAAMKRGSKDRYFQNDAKKLVPEGIEGRIAYRGDLKDVIFQLCGGIRAGMGYCGTPTVRELQERGRFVKITGAGLRESHPHDIQITKEAPNYSSK
- the purM gene encoding phosphoribosylformylglycinamidine cyclo-ligase, translated to MSKEYMENNMSSQKYMESGVNLEAGYESVRRIKSHVARTKVKGVIDSIGAFGGMFDLSALGYKEPVLISGTDGVGTKLMLAFKMDKHDTIGQDVVAMCVNDVLVQGAMPIFFLDYVAVGKNFPEQIEQIVKGVADGCELSECGLIGGETAEMPDMYEVGDYDLAGFCVGVVEKSKLITGEKVKKGNKVIGLPSTGVHSNGFSLVRKIVMKDNNLDLNGYRDVFDGKSLGEALLTPTRIYVKTIKRLLEQVEVNGMCHITGGGFYENVPRIIPQGLCAKLDTKAIDTPKIFNFLQEVGQVPKEEMYNVFNMGIGFMIIVDEDKADKTMEVLKSLGEKPVLLGEVVEGEEGVDLVW
- the purN gene encoding phosphoribosylglycinamide formyltransferase, with protein sequence MVRVAVFASGNGGNFQSIVETSRTYEEKNYEVELLIVDKASAYAIERAKKLGVPHYVVLPKSFSSKKEYEEKIIEILKENKIDLVALAGYMRIISPVLLNEYKDKIINIHPAYLPNFPGKDGIGDAFRAGAKETGVTIHYVDEGVDSGKIIYQEKLVIEKDWDLEKLEEEIHKIEHRIYPETLRNLCKNF